A region of Paucidesulfovibrio longus DSM 6739 DNA encodes the following proteins:
- a CDS encoding aminotransferase-like domain-containing protein, protein MQTNWQEPFLYQAVERQIMEMIESGALLRGQKLPSLRAMRVRTGLSLSTVNQAYLELETKGVIESRPRSGFFVRRSFRTLETPQARPADSAPRAVSRGQLIQTVLEAVGSPRLAPLGVICPTEELLPTKALGRILSRVLRERPEQAMSYESIPGNAELRRQISFRCTDPEAGLAPDDLIITSGAMEGLSICLRALTRPGDNVLIQSPTYYCFLQLIENLGLRAVEVPSCPGSGVDPADVAAALDKYQVKVCILCPNFNNPDGAWTPDAAKKDILRLLEARDIPLVEDDVYTDLHFTGPRPGSFKALDDKGLVLLCSSFSKTVCPGWRVGWLAPGRFRDKALEVKATTNVCTASPNQMALAEFLAAGLYERQLKRLRSAVEKQMRLMRAHLGRCFPRGTRVTEPRGGVVLWVELPGEADAVELFYRAKAEGIGIAPGPIFTTQEGFDNCLRLSCGGVWSEELERALETLGALASDLAGGGSPA, encoded by the coding sequence ATGCAGACGAACTGGCAGGAACCGTTTCTCTATCAGGCCGTGGAGCGCCAGATCATGGAGATGATCGAAAGCGGCGCGCTCCTGCGCGGGCAAAAGCTGCCCTCCCTGCGGGCCATGCGCGTGCGCACCGGGCTGTCGCTGTCCACGGTCAACCAGGCCTATCTGGAGCTGGAGACCAAAGGGGTCATCGAGTCCAGGCCGCGATCCGGATTCTTCGTGCGCCGCTCGTTCCGAACCCTGGAAACGCCGCAGGCGCGTCCGGCGGACTCGGCCCCGCGCGCCGTGAGCCGGGGCCAGCTCATCCAGACCGTGCTCGAAGCCGTGGGCAGCCCCCGTCTGGCCCCGCTCGGCGTGATCTGCCCCACTGAGGAGCTGCTGCCCACCAAGGCCCTGGGACGCATCCTCTCCCGCGTGCTGCGCGAGCGGCCGGAACAGGCCATGAGCTACGAAAGCATTCCCGGCAACGCGGAACTGCGCCGCCAGATCTCCTTCCGCTGCACGGACCCGGAAGCCGGCCTCGCCCCCGATGATCTGATCATCACGTCGGGAGCAATGGAAGGACTCTCCATCTGCCTGCGCGCCCTGACCCGCCCCGGCGACAACGTGCTCATCCAGTCGCCCACCTACTACTGCTTTCTCCAGCTCATCGAGAACCTCGGCCTGCGCGCCGTGGAGGTGCCTTCCTGCCCCGGCTCCGGGGTGGACCCGGCGGACGTGGCCGCGGCCCTGGACAAATACCAGGTCAAGGTCTGCATCCTCTGTCCCAACTTCAACAATCCGGACGGCGCGTGGACCCCGGACGCGGCCAAGAAGGACATCCTGAGACTCCTGGAGGCCCGCGACATCCCCCTTGTGGAGGACGACGTCTATACGGACCTGCACTTCACCGGCCCCAGGCCCGGCAGCTTCAAGGCCCTGGACGACAAGGGGCTGGTGCTGCTCTGCTCGTCCTTTTCCAAGACGGTCTGTCCGGGCTGGCGCGTGGGCTGGCTCGCGCCGGGCCGCTTCCGGGACAAGGCCCTTGAGGTCAAGGCCACGACCAACGTCTGCACGGCCAGCCCGAACCAGATGGCCCTGGCCGAGTTCCTGGCGGCCGGACTCTACGAGCGCCAGCTCAAGCGCCTGCGCAGCGCCGTGGAAAAACAGATGCGCCTGATGCGCGCCCACCTGGGGCGCTGCTTTCCGCGCGGCACCCGCGTCACCGAGCCGCGCGGCGGCGTGGTCCTCTGGGTCGAGCTGCCCGGCGAGGCCGACGCCGTGGAATTGTTCTACCGGGCCAAGGCCGAGGGCATCGGCATCGCGCCCGGTCCGATCTTCACCACCCAGGAAGGCTTCGACAACTGTTTGCGCCTGAGCTGCGGCGGGGTCTGGTCCGAGGAGCTGGAACGCGCCCTGGAAACCCTGGGCGCGCTGGCTTCGGACCTGGCCGGGGGCGGCTCCCCGGCCTGA
- a CDS encoding PAS domain-containing sensor histidine kinase, with protein MNVSKQRIGGIPFPASLAVPGGKPRTAGFLRAGAAAVCALLLAAATANAAPLGPLQTEEIFGWLFLAVAPVLVFAVWWLTLWIRRYRRVQLLGLGLDSCGDAMALINERHVYVAVNDAYGRMLDIPPERIAGKHVSEIWGRDIHEQIIRPNLNRCFAGETVYGRAVVPLPSMKGRYIEVVYNPVVRNGQVRYASAFLLDATRRVKAETALRERENIYSTLVEGANSVILRVNPEGRINFINSYGLAFFGYTQEEIQDRHLLGLILPETDSEGRNLRRMWSDVLADIDKFALNKNENIKKSGERVWMLWSNRALRDENGKISEVLCIGNDITPLEKSRREMEGLREALNQSGNGMAVTELDGRIRFTNPAWDAMHGLEPDGLEPMENIGESFDPMAEGLRLAEMLGQVRTKGGVQAEMLHLRSDMSSFTALTTMTLMRDPAGNPDGLVFMAVDTSEHIRLKADLDKNRQRLKVIVDNIADIVFSLDPSGRFIYMSPAVREMFGYEPSEAEGRHFSLLTHPDDVEACERSLEQLRRGEESPLKLELRGCRKDGAVIWLVVGFSGIVDQDGKLTQVVGVVRDMTERRRMTEELQESRERFRELVKAIEEAYWLHDGQGLIYASPGFQPIFGLSGESLHTDPKRLLEVIHPEDRPIADSLWNGKRSLWAFQDVTLRVLDPEQGVRWVRARTFPVVRDGVVVRTAGVAQDVTAYTEAVNTIREARDAAERANHVKSEFLSRMGHEFRTPLNGILGMLQLLEIGGRLDKDDAGRAAEAAHSARTLQGLLDRLLEYVDLEDCESNLQNMPFSVRDLLRGLESAYAPLAEEKNLELRIDHGSTLKDVEGDAGMIRRILNQLMDNAIKFTEEGTVAVLVSQEPEPGKTGIVRTTFRVEDSGPGIPKESRTSVFDPFVQADGSYTRRHGGAGLGLGIARQISRCIGGELLVDESPLGGAAVELIVSLPKA; from the coding sequence ATGAACGTTTCCAAACAGCGCATCGGCGGGATCCCTTTTCCGGCAAGCCTTGCGGTCCCAGGCGGGAAGCCGCGCACGGCGGGTTTCCTGCGCGCGGGCGCAGCCGCCGTCTGCGCGCTCCTGCTCGCGGCGGCCACGGCGAACGCGGCCCCCCTCGGCCCCTTGCAGACCGAAGAAATCTTCGGCTGGCTCTTCCTTGCCGTGGCTCCGGTTTTGGTCTTCGCCGTCTGGTGGCTGACCCTGTGGATCAGACGCTATCGCCGCGTCCAGCTTCTGGGACTGGGACTGGATTCCTGCGGCGACGCCATGGCCCTGATCAATGAAAGGCATGTCTACGTCGCCGTGAACGACGCCTACGGCCGGATGCTGGACATCCCGCCGGAAAGGATCGCCGGAAAGCACGTCTCGGAGATCTGGGGCCGGGACATCCACGAGCAGATCATCCGTCCGAACCTGAACCGCTGCTTCGCCGGAGAAACGGTCTACGGCCGGGCCGTGGTTCCTCTCCCTTCCATGAAGGGCCGATACATCGAGGTCGTCTACAATCCGGTGGTCCGCAACGGGCAGGTGCGCTACGCCTCGGCATTCCTGCTGGACGCGACCCGCCGCGTGAAGGCGGAAACGGCGCTGCGGGAGCGCGAAAACATTTACTCCACGCTGGTGGAAGGGGCCAACAGCGTCATCCTGCGCGTCAATCCGGAAGGACGCATCAACTTCATCAACAGCTACGGGCTCGCTTTTTTCGGCTACACCCAGGAGGAAATCCAAGACAGACACCTGCTCGGACTCATCCTGCCGGAAACGGATTCCGAGGGGCGCAATCTGCGGCGCATGTGGTCCGACGTGCTCGCGGACATCGACAAGTTCGCACTGAACAAGAACGAAAACATCAAGAAAAGCGGGGAACGGGTCTGGATGCTCTGGAGCAACCGGGCCTTGCGCGACGAGAACGGCAAGATTTCCGAGGTGCTCTGCATCGGCAACGACATCACCCCCCTGGAAAAGAGCCGGCGCGAAATGGAAGGGCTGCGCGAAGCGCTGAACCAATCCGGCAACGGCATGGCCGTCACCGAACTGGACGGGCGCATCCGCTTCACCAACCCGGCCTGGGACGCGATGCACGGCCTGGAACCTGACGGGCTTGAGCCCATGGAAAACATCGGAGAAAGCTTCGACCCCATGGCCGAGGGCCTGCGCCTGGCCGAGATGCTCGGCCAGGTCCGCACCAAGGGAGGCGTCCAGGCGGAAATGCTGCACCTGCGCAGCGACATGAGCAGCTTCACCGCCCTGACCACCATGACCCTGATGCGCGACCCCGCCGGAAACCCGGACGGACTCGTGTTCATGGCCGTGGACACCAGCGAGCATATCCGGCTCAAGGCCGACCTGGACAAGAATCGGCAGCGCCTCAAGGTCATCGTGGACAACATCGCCGACATCGTCTTCAGCCTCGACCCTTCCGGACGCTTCATCTACATGTCCCCTGCGGTCCGGGAAATGTTCGGCTACGAGCCTTCCGAGGCGGAGGGGCGTCATTTTTCCCTGCTCACCCACCCCGACGACGTGGAAGCCTGCGAGCGGAGCCTGGAACAACTGCGCCGGGGCGAAGAATCCCCCCTCAAGCTGGAGTTGCGCGGCTGCCGCAAGGACGGCGCCGTCATCTGGCTCGTGGTCGGTTTTTCCGGGATCGTGGATCAGGACGGCAAGCTGACGCAGGTGGTGGGCGTGGTCCGCGACATGACCGAACGGCGGCGCATGACCGAGGAGTTGCAGGAAAGCCGGGAGCGCTTCCGGGAGCTGGTCAAGGCCATCGAGGAAGCCTATTGGCTCCACGACGGACAGGGCCTGATCTACGCCAGCCCCGGTTTCCAGCCCATCTTCGGCCTTTCCGGAGAATCGCTGCACACGGACCCGAAACGTCTCCTCGAAGTGATCCATCCAGAAGACCGGCCCATCGCCGATTCTCTCTGGAACGGCAAAAGGAGCCTCTGGGCCTTCCAGGACGTGACCCTGCGCGTGCTGGACCCGGAACAGGGCGTCCGCTGGGTGCGCGCGCGAACCTTCCCCGTGGTCCGCGACGGCGTTGTCGTGCGCACCGCCGGAGTGGCCCAGGACGTCACGGCCTACACCGAGGCCGTGAACACCATCCGCGAGGCCAGGGACGCGGCGGAAAGGGCCAACCACGTCAAGAGCGAATTCCTTTCGCGCATGGGCCACGAATTCCGCACGCCGCTCAACGGCATTCTCGGCATGCTCCAGCTTCTCGAGATCGGCGGACGCCTCGACAAGGACGATGCCGGCCGGGCCGCGGAGGCGGCGCATTCCGCGCGCACCCTCCAGGGCCTGCTCGACCGCCTGCTCGAATACGTCGATCTGGAAGACTGCGAAAGCAATCTGCAGAACATGCCCTTCAGCGTGCGCGACCTGCTGCGGGGGCTCGAATCCGCCTACGCCCCGCTCGCCGAGGAAAAAAATCTCGAACTCCGCATCGATCACGGCAGCACGCTGAAGGACGTGGAAGGCGACGCAGGCATGATTCGCCGCATCCTCAACCAGCTCATGGACAACGCCATCAAGTTCACCGAGGAAGGCACCGTGGCGGTGCTCGTCAGCCAGGAGCCGGAACCGGGCAAGACCGGCATCGTGCGGACCACGTTCCGTGTCGAGGACAGCGGGCCGGGCATTCCCAAAGAATCGCGCACATCCGTCTTCGACCCCTTTGTGCAGGCGGACGGCTCCTACACCCGGCGGCACGGCGGCGCGGGCCTTGGCCTGGGCATCGCCCGCCAGATCAGCCGCTGCATCGGCGGGGAGCTGCTCGTGGACGAAAGCCCCCTCGGCGGCGCGGCCGTGGAATTGATCGTTTCTCTCCCCAAGGCGTGA
- a CDS encoding Hsp20/alpha crystallin family protein yields the protein MSNEIKKNEARALPRVRPATDIFEREDGFHVIMDVPGVRKENLVLDLRENELLVSGKTGEFGGAEERYAEVEFGPVEFARTISISDLVDREKISANLKDGVLVLDLPKADKALPRKIEIQAG from the coding sequence ATGAGCAATGAGATCAAAAAGAACGAAGCGCGAGCGCTGCCCCGGGTCCGCCCCGCCACCGACATTTTCGAGCGCGAGGACGGGTTCCACGTGATCATGGACGTGCCCGGCGTGCGCAAGGAAAACCTGGTCCTGGACCTGCGGGAGAACGAGCTGCTCGTCAGCGGCAAGACCGGCGAGTTCGGGGGCGCGGAGGAACGCTACGCGGAAGTGGAGTTCGGTCCCGTGGAGTTCGCACGAACCATCTCCATCTCCGACCTTGTGGACCGCGAAAAGATTTCCGCCAATCTCAAGGACGGCGTCCTGGTACTGGACCTGCCCAAGGCGGACAAGGCCCTGCCCCGCAAGATCGAAATCCAGGCGGGCTGA
- a CDS encoding AzlC family ABC transporter permease — protein MQQTETATLESAMPGHVFSGMRQALPVVLGYIPVGFAFGVLGAKVGASVFNVVLMSVLVYAGSAQLIAAGLLAAGATPLTIVVTTFIVNLRHLLMSAALSPHLRSYGKVQQALFSFELTDETFALHSGRFAEPGTDPAGPGAKAETFALNVTAHCAWVFGSWLGVTASTLIADVRPIGLDYALPAMFIALIVGQMKSRLHIFIGLGAGALSTGLLLAGVDQWNVIFATVGAAALGAYLEEKWTSARSF, from the coding sequence GTGCAGCAGACAGAAACAGCCACATTGGAGAGCGCCATGCCGGGCCATGTTTTTTCAGGCATGCGACAAGCCCTTCCCGTGGTCCTGGGCTACATCCCCGTGGGCTTCGCCTTCGGAGTGCTCGGGGCCAAGGTGGGCGCGTCCGTGTTCAACGTGGTGCTCATGTCCGTGCTGGTCTACGCGGGCTCGGCCCAGCTCATCGCGGCGGGGCTGCTCGCGGCCGGGGCAACGCCCCTGACCATCGTTGTCACCACCTTCATCGTCAATCTGCGCCACCTGCTCATGTCCGCGGCGCTGTCCCCGCACCTGCGGAGCTACGGCAAGGTGCAGCAGGCCCTGTTCTCCTTCGAGCTGACGGACGAGACCTTCGCTTTGCATTCGGGCCGCTTCGCGGAGCCCGGAACGGACCCGGCCGGTCCCGGAGCCAAGGCCGAAACCTTCGCCCTGAACGTCACGGCCCATTGCGCCTGGGTCTTCGGATCCTGGCTGGGCGTCACGGCCAGCACGCTCATCGCGGACGTGCGGCCCATCGGCCTGGACTACGCCCTGCCCGCCATGTTCATCGCCCTCATCGTGGGGCAGATGAAGAGCCGCCTGCACATCTTCATCGGCCTGGGCGCGGGCGCCCTTTCCACGGGCCTGCTGCTCGCGGGCGTGGATCAATGGAACGTCATCTTCGCGACCGTGGGCGCCGCCGCCCTGGGCGCCTATCTGGAGGAAAAATGGACCAGCGCACGCTCTTTCTGA
- a CDS encoding Hsp20/alpha crystallin family protein, whose product MVLDFNTLYPFPGRFDRVFEDLFKNPFPEFRQMAYPPLNLSEDGHTVFVRCQAPGLSLDDIDLTLTDKSLVIKGERKAPEGKYYRQERPAGSFQRVVRLNVPVDRDKVRASLADGVLSVTLPRAEEARPRKISIEAS is encoded by the coding sequence ATGGTGTTGGACTTCAATACGTTATACCCGTTTCCGGGTCGTTTCGACCGGGTTTTCGAGGATCTGTTCAAAAACCCGTTCCCGGAGTTCCGGCAGATGGCCTATCCCCCGCTGAACCTCAGCGAAGACGGACACACCGTGTTCGTGCGCTGCCAGGCTCCCGGCCTGAGCCTGGACGACATCGACCTGACCCTCACGGACAAGAGCCTGGTCATCAAGGGCGAGCGCAAGGCTCCCGAAGGGAAGTACTACCGCCAGGAACGGCCGGCAGGCTCGTTTCAGCGCGTTGTCCGGCTCAATGTTCCCGTGGACAGGGACAAGGTCAGGGCTTCGCTCGCGGACGGCGTGCTCAGCGTCACCCTGCCGCGCGCGGAAGAAGCCAGACCCCGCAAGATCAGCATCGAAGCGTCCTAA
- a CDS encoding methyl-accepting chemotaxis protein, translated as MKLNRISIRWKMIAPFAICVLLLGLASMLFVRSELDSLHVASLRARAEAKAESIREEIDLSSGLARDTAALFSSRPVVVRPFETARSGNMDDENDAMGQAAREMLRRELAQDLAGFKQVTGKALKLHFHLPNGRSLVRLWRKQQVKRDGKWLDVSDDISSFRQTVLDVNRTGKPVQGIELGRGGFVLRGLAPVQDENGTQLGSVEVLVDFQPILDAAQDEDGSSVLLYMNADRLNITRQLQDQAKFPHLGEFVLVAGDKAKAEEQGIDEALIASGKQQLAVRWDGERALAAFPVLDYRGEQIGVMAYVMNAEAQRASMTELFTTLSGAFVLVLLLPGLLVLVALRYAVLLPMRGLRDTIHRLSLGDLTCGERMCTGDELEEMDSALGELIEALSGRAALAGRIAKGDLTEDVVLASENDTLGKSLKEMTNNLQNLITQVQTASDQIAAGSTQVSDSSQQLSQGATQQASSVEEITSSVTEIANRTRINAENAGEATRLAGEARDQAQEGQKRMSGMIQAMEEISASSKAVAKINKVIDEIAFQTNLLALNAAVEAARAGSHGKGFAVVAEEVRNLASRSAKAAQETTQLIEESLGKVGVGSEIAAQTSESLASIVSAASKAADLVDEIALANREQAESVGQVNQGLTQVEQVTQANTASAEQTASAAEELSSQAGWLRNVLARFRTRAAAEALPGGYANGHGADADDADLPGRDGEYAEEEPNSPDGEWGAAPRKGTARRKLDTF; from the coding sequence ATGAAGTTGAATCGCATCAGCATCCGCTGGAAAATGATCGCGCCCTTCGCGATCTGCGTCCTGCTGCTCGGACTGGCTTCCATGCTCTTCGTGCGCTCCGAGCTGGACAGCCTGCATGTGGCCTCGCTGCGCGCGCGGGCCGAGGCCAAGGCCGAGTCCATACGCGAGGAGATCGACCTCTCTTCCGGACTCGCCAGGGACACGGCCGCGCTGTTCAGCTCGCGTCCCGTCGTGGTCCGGCCGTTTGAGACGGCGCGCAGCGGAAACATGGACGACGAAAACGACGCCATGGGCCAGGCCGCGCGCGAAATGCTCCGGCGCGAACTGGCGCAGGATCTCGCGGGCTTCAAGCAGGTGACAGGAAAAGCGCTCAAGCTGCATTTCCACCTGCCCAACGGCCGCAGCCTGGTGCGCCTCTGGCGCAAGCAGCAGGTCAAGCGGGACGGCAAGTGGCTGGACGTCTCCGACGACATCTCTTCCTTCCGCCAGACCGTCCTGGACGTGAACCGCACGGGCAAGCCCGTGCAGGGCATCGAGCTGGGGCGCGGCGGGTTCGTGCTCCGCGGGCTGGCCCCGGTGCAAGACGAGAACGGAACGCAGCTCGGCTCCGTGGAGGTGCTCGTCGATTTCCAGCCCATCCTGGACGCGGCCCAGGACGAGGACGGCTCCAGCGTTCTGCTCTACATGAACGCGGACAGGCTGAACATCACCCGCCAGCTTCAGGACCAGGCCAAATTCCCGCACCTGGGCGAGTTCGTGCTCGTGGCCGGCGACAAGGCCAAGGCCGAGGAACAGGGCATCGACGAGGCGCTGATCGCAAGCGGCAAGCAGCAGCTCGCCGTGCGCTGGGACGGCGAGCGCGCCCTGGCCGCGTTTCCCGTGCTCGACTATCGCGGAGAGCAGATCGGGGTCATGGCTTACGTGATGAACGCCGAGGCGCAGCGCGCTTCCATGACCGAGCTGTTCACGACCCTTTCCGGCGCGTTCGTGCTCGTGCTGCTTCTGCCGGGCCTGCTGGTCCTCGTGGCCCTGCGCTACGCGGTCCTGCTGCCCATGCGCGGCCTGCGCGACACCATCCACCGTCTCTCCCTGGGCGACCTGACCTGCGGGGAAAGGATGTGCACCGGGGACGAGCTGGAGGAAATGGACAGCGCCCTGGGCGAACTGATCGAGGCGCTGTCCGGCCGGGCCGCCTTGGCCGGGCGCATTGCCAAGGGCGATTTGACCGAGGATGTCGTACTAGCATCTGAGAATGATACTCTTGGAAAATCATTAAAGGAAATGACGAATAATCTGCAAAATCTGATAACGCAGGTGCAGACGGCTTCCGACCAGATCGCGGCGGGATCGACCCAGGTTTCCGACTCCAGCCAGCAGCTTTCGCAGGGGGCGACCCAGCAGGCTTCCTCCGTGGAGGAGATCACCAGTTCCGTGACCGAGATCGCCAACCGCACCCGCATCAACGCCGAGAACGCGGGCGAGGCCACCCGCCTTGCGGGCGAGGCGCGCGACCAGGCCCAAGAGGGCCAGAAGCGCATGAGCGGGATGATCCAGGCCATGGAGGAGATCAGCGCGTCCAGCAAGGCCGTGGCCAAGATCAACAAGGTCATCGACGAGATCGCCTTCCAGACCAATCTCCTGGCGCTGAACGCGGCCGTGGAGGCGGCGCGGGCGGGCAGCCACGGCAAGGGCTTCGCCGTGGTGGCGGAAGAGGTGCGCAACCTGGCCTCGCGCAGCGCCAAGGCCGCCCAGGAAACCACCCAGCTCATCGAGGAGTCCCTGGGCAAGGTCGGCGTGGGCAGCGAGATCGCCGCCCAGACCAGCGAATCCCTGGCCAGCATCGTGAGCGCCGCGTCCAAGGCCGCGGATCTCGTGGACGAGATCGCCCTGGCCAACAGGGAGCAGGCCGAGAGCGTGGGGCAGGTCAACCAGGGCCTGACCCAGGTGGAGCAGGTCACCCAGGCCAACACGGCCAGCGCCGAGCAGACCGCTTCCGCAGCAGAGGAGCTTTCCTCGCAGGCGGGCTGGCTGCGCAATGTCTTGGCCCGGTTCCGGACCAGGGCGGCGGCCGAGGCCCTGCCCGGCGGCTACGCGAACGGGCACGGCGCGGACGCGGATGACGCGGACTTGCCGGGCCGGGACGGGGAATATGCGGAAGAGGAACCGAATTCCCCGGACGGGGAGTGGGGCGCAGCTCCGCGGAAAGGGACGGCGCGGCGCAAGCTGGATACCTTCTAG
- a CDS encoding Trm112 family protein: MPLDEEMLKLLACPKCKGGLLPCPDRDGLLCAACEVVYPVRDGIPVMLVEESVPEAQWQGSR; this comes from the coding sequence ATGCCCCTGGATGAGGAAATGCTCAAACTGCTGGCCTGCCCGAAATGCAAGGGCGGACTGCTTCCCTGCCCGGACCGCGACGGGCTGCTCTGCGCGGCCTGCGAGGTGGTCTACCCCGTCAGAGACGGCATCCCCGTCATGCTGGTGGAAGAAAGCGTGCCCGAAGCGCAATGGCAGGGCAGCCGCTGA
- a CDS encoding AzlD domain-containing protein — protein sequence MDQRTLFLTILGMALVTYVPRALPALALSSRTLHPAVRRFLSFVPVAVLSALLLPSLVVTDARLDFSIGNVFLWVSLLLLPFCIKTRSFFGTVAVGMFLVAGARWWLGA from the coding sequence ATGGACCAGCGCACGCTCTTTCTGACCATTCTGGGCATGGCCCTGGTGACCTACGTGCCGCGGGCGCTGCCTGCCCTGGCGCTCTCCTCGCGCACCCTGCACCCCGCCGTGCGGCGCTTCCTCTCCTTCGTGCCCGTGGCCGTGCTCTCGGCCCTGCTCCTGCCCTCGCTGGTCGTCACGGACGCGCGCCTGGACTTTTCCATCGGAAACGTCTTCCTTTGGGTCAGTCTTCTCTTGCTGCCGTTCTGCATCAAGACGCGCAGCTTTTTCGGCACGGTGGCCGTGGGCATGTTCCTGGTCGCCGGGGCGCGCTGGTGGCTCGGCGCGTAA